The proteins below come from a single Anaerolineales bacterium genomic window:
- the pseB gene encoding UDP-N-acetylglucosamine 4,6-dehydratase (inverting), with protein MNWKEKVIMVTGGTGSFGRKFVQIMLQDYQPARLIIFSRDELKQHEMATAGLDHPSLRYFIGDVRDQMRLRRAMQGVDIVVHAAALKQVPACEYNPIEAIMTNIMGGRNVVEAALDTNVERVMALSTDKAVNPINLYGATKLAAEKLFVHSNAYAGGTGTRFSCVRYGNVLGSRGSVVPLFLRQRETGRISITDERMSRFWLSLEQGVRFTIRCIEQMHGGEVFVPKIPSMHLIDLAKAIAPDAEIDVIGIRPGEKLHEVLISEDEARHSIELDDMYVVEPSGTLWFGHNWHGEGKSLPEDFRYTSDSNDQWLTQEELRTMVEAVEAKPNFLR; from the coding sequence ATGAACTGGAAAGAGAAAGTCATCATGGTGACCGGCGGGACCGGTTCGTTCGGACGCAAGTTCGTGCAGATCATGCTGCAGGATTACCAGCCGGCGAGGTTGATCATCTTCAGCCGGGACGAGCTCAAACAGCACGAGATGGCCACGGCGGGTCTCGATCACCCCAGTCTGCGCTACTTCATCGGCGACGTGCGCGATCAAATGCGACTACGCCGCGCCATGCAGGGCGTGGACATCGTGGTGCACGCGGCGGCGCTGAAGCAGGTCCCGGCCTGCGAATACAATCCCATCGAAGCCATCATGACCAACATCATGGGCGGCAGGAACGTCGTCGAGGCGGCGCTGGATACGAACGTCGAACGCGTGATGGCACTCAGCACGGATAAGGCCGTCAACCCCATCAATCTTTACGGCGCCACGAAGCTGGCGGCGGAAAAACTCTTCGTGCATTCCAACGCCTACGCCGGCGGAACGGGAACGCGTTTTTCCTGCGTGCGATACGGAAACGTGCTCGGCAGTCGCGGCAGCGTCGTGCCGTTGTTTTTACGCCAACGGGAAACCGGCCGCATCAGCATCACCGACGAGCGCATGAGCCGCTTTTGGCTTTCACTCGAACAAGGCGTGCGCTTCACGATCCGCTGCATCGAGCAGATGCACGGTGGTGAGGTCTTCGTACCTAAAATTCCCAGCATGCATTTAATCGATCTGGCCAAGGCCATCGCACCCGACGCGGAAATCGACGTCATCGGCATTCGCCCCGGAGAGAAATTGCACGAGGTCTTGATCTCCGAGGACGAAGCCCGGCACAGTATCGAACTGGACGATATGTACGTCGTCGAACCCAGCGGCACGTTGTGGTTTGGCCACAACTGGCACGGAGAGGGAAAGTCGTTGCCCGAAGACTTTCGTTACACGAGTGATTCGAACGACCAGTGGCTGACTCAGGAAGAACTTAGAACCATGGTCGAGGCCGTAGAAGCCAAGCCGAATTTTCTGAGGTAA